In the Acidobacteriota bacterium genome, CAGCGCGGCAAAATCGCCGACCGCCGGGAACCGGTAAAGTCCCGCGCGCGTCGTCACCCACCATTCTCCCGTGTGATCCTGAAACGTGGTTTGTATGCTGTGCCAGGCGCTGTCCGGCAGCGACTGCGATAATTTCGGTTTGACCGTGATGAACCCGCGCCCGTCGTAGCGGCTGATTTGCCACGATTCGCTGCAAACATAGAGTTCGCCTTTTGCCGTTTCAAACAGGTTGCTGATGGTGCGGCCAAGTCCGTCTTCGGTGTGAAAGGCGCTGAAGCCGTGGCGGGAAAGTTTGCGCGCGCCGTTGAGCGAGGTTGCCAGCCACAAATTGCCGTCGCTGTCTTCGGTCATCTGCCCAAGCTGCAAATCCAGCAACCGCTGATCCACCACCGGAATGCTCAGCCGGTCGTTTTCGACAACGGCCAGTCCGCCTTTTGACATTGTCACCCACAAACGGCCATCCGATCCCATCAACAATCCCAACACCGTTGGATCGCGCAGCCCGTCGCGTTCGTCGAACCAGCGCGCCGCGTCCGGCTTCGGATGCAGGTTCATCGCTCGCGGCTGATGCCGTACCGCGCGAAGCGTGAAATCGAAGCAAATGCCGGGCGTTCGGCAATCTGCTTCGCGCATTTGCTCCGGCGGAAGCATAAACAGTCCCGCGCGATGTCCCAGCCACAAACGCTGCCGTGCGTCCAATTCCAACACGTAAACAGGGTCTGTTTCGCGGTCGGCGTCAATCGGATATTGCACCAGGCGTCCATCCGCGTCGCGCCGCAACAATCCGAAGCGGCTGGCAATCCACAACCGTCCTGCGCGGTCAGAAATCAGCGCGTTGATTTGTACCACCAGGTCTGAATGTCCCGGCAGATTGAGCGAAACCCGCGTAAACGTGGTTGCGCCCGCCGATTCCGTCATCCGAAACAATCCGCCGTCCGTTCCCGCCCAGACCGCGCCGGTCGCATCGCGATAAAGCACATTGACGCGATTGGCCGCCGCTTCCTCGCCGAGCCGAAAGGTGGTGAAACGCGCTCGCGCCGTTGTCGCATTCGACGGTTGCAAACCGCCGTCGAGCGTGAAGCGGATGACCCCGCCGCCATTTGACGCCAGCCAGTAAACGCCCCGCGACGTTTCCAGCAAATCGTTCAGCGAAGGAAACGGCAACCCTTGTTCTGAGCCAAAATTCGCGAAGTGCGCGCCGTCGAACCGGCTCAATCCGCCGCTGGTGCAAAACCACAGAAATCCGTGTGTGTCGCGCACAATGCGGTGAACGCGTTGATTGGCCAACCCGTCCGCCGTTGTGTACGCCTTGATCGGCAACCGCTCCGCCATTGCCCATCGCGGCGGAAAGCACAGGCAGACAAGCAGCCAGAACAACGAACATACCTTCGATTTCACGGAAACGCGCATCGGCAAACCTCCCGGAAAGAAGAGCGGCGGCAGCCTACTGGATAAGACGACATGCGGCAAGACTCGCCGACTACGAATTTGTGTAGTTCCGCAACGCGCAAACCGCGCCGTCCTGCTCGCTTCCCATCATCCGTTTTGCCAATCCAATCGCGCGATTGGCCAAGCCTGACGGGGATTTCCGCCGTTTTGACCGGAGCCGAAAGAAGGTTCGCGAAGCTACGAATCTGCGTGGTGCGCGCATGCGCCGAAAAACCGAAGATGCCCGCCGTCGCCGCGAAGAGCCGAACGAGCCGGGAAAGAACCCGGCACGTCGTCGCGGCAAACAGGAGAAGCAAAGCGGTTCCGACGCCGCAACACAATGTTTCAAAACAACCGAGGAGGGAGATCCAAATGGTACGCAAGAACAACGTGATTTCATTTTACGCGCTGCGGCTGCTGCTGGCCGTCATTGCGCTGTTGTGGATTGGCAATGCGGCATTGGCGCAATCCGTGATGGACGGTTTCGCGCCGAGCATCAACGGATCAGTCAACGCCGTCGCCGTGCAATCCGACGGCAAGATCGTTGTCGGCGGTTTGTTCACATCAGTTAACGGACAAACACGTAGCAATCTGGCGCGGCTTAACGTGGATGGCAGTCTCGACACGACATTCAACCTGGGCACGGATGGCACTGTTTTTGCGCTCTGCATTCAAACAGGCAGGATCGTCGTGGGCGGTTCCTTCACCACGCTTGGCGGACAGGCGCGCGCCAACCTGGGACGGCTCAATGCCGACGGCACGATTGACGCGACATTCAATCAAAGCGCCAACGCGCAAGTGTATGCGCTCAAAGTGCAGGCCGATTATCAGGTATTGATCGGCGGCAACTTCACCATGCTGGGTGGGCAGGCGCACACGCGATTGGGACGCATCAGCAATACGGGGGCGCTTGATGCAGCCTTCAACCCATCATTTTCAGGGCCGGTGAGGGCTATCGGTTTGCAAAGCGATGGCCGCATCGTCATCGGCGGCTTGTTTTCGACGGTCAACAATCAATCTCAGGTTAGTCTGGCGCGGTTGAATGCGGACGGCACACTCGATGCGATTTTCACCCCCCACTTCGACAACAGCGTCAACGCGCTGGCCGTGCAACCCGACGGCAAGATTTTGGTGGGCGGCGATTTCACGCTGCTGAATAACGTCACGCGTAATCGTATGGCGCGCCTCAATGCGGACGGCACACTCGACCCAGGCTTTAATGCCGATGCGAACGGTTACGTTGCCGCAATTGTGCAGCGCCCCGATGGCCGCATCTATATCGGCGGTGCATTCACGGCTGTCGGGAATACGGCGGTCAATCGTATTGCGCCGCTCAATACCGACGGCACGCTCGGCAGCCCGCTGCTGGGCGGGGCGAACAACACGGTCAATGCGCTCGCCATTCAGACGGACGGCAAGCTGATCGCGGGCGGTCAATTCATCACCATCGGCGGCAGCATCACGCGCAATCGCCTGGCACGCTACAACAGTGACAATACGGTGGATGCCGATTTTATCGTCCAAGCCAGCGGCGCCGTTTACGCAGCCGCATTGCAACCGGATGGCAAGCTACTGGTGGGTGGTGGCTTTTCCCAGTTGGGCGGCGCGCCGGTTGCCAATCTGGCGCGGCTCAATCAAAACGGCAGTTTTGACGTGGCCTTCGCCGGTTCGACGGACGGCGCTGTGGCCGGTCTGGTTGTTCAGCCGGACGGCAAGATTCTGGTCGGCGGCTATTTCAACACGGTGGACGGTCAGCCTCACACGGGAATTGCACGACTCAATGCGAACGGAAGCGTTGACAACAGCTTTACGCTGCAAGTCAGTGGCGGCACGGGCGGTCTCTTGATAAACACCGTCAACGTCATCGCTCTTCAGCCGGATGGCAAGATTCTGATCGGCGGCAACTTTACTTATGTCGGCGGGCAACTGCACCCTTACCTCGCACGTTTCAATGCAAACGGCTCGCTCGACAGTGGCTTCGCTCCATACACAGACGATTTTGTTAGCTCGATGGCCGTTCAGTCCGATGGGAAGATTTTACTCGGCGGTGTTTTTTCAATGGTGAACAACCAGCCGCGGGCACATATCGCGCGGCTCAACAATGATGGCACGCTCGACACAGGCTTCAATCCAGGCGCGGATAGCTCTGTCACGGCTCTGGCAGTGCAGCCTGATGGGAAGGTGCTGGCCGGCGGACTCTTCGGCACACTGGGTGGCCAACCTCGCAGTTTACTGGGCAGACTCAATGCGAATGGCTCACTCGATGCCGGATTCAATCCCGGAGCAATTGGCAGCACCGTTTGGAATTTTTCCTTGCAGACGGACGGCAAGATTTTGGTCGGCGGCAGTTTCTCAAACGTCGGCGGTCAGGCGCGCAGCAACCTGGCGCGGCTCAACCTGAATGGAAGCATTGATACAGGGTTCAATCCGGGAACGAATGACGTGGTGGGCGGAACGCTGGTGTTGCCGGATGGAAAAATCCTGGTCTTTGGCAGTTTCACAATTTTAGACGGTCAGATTCGTATCGGACTCGGGCGGTTGACCAACACGGGCGCTGCCAATCAATACCTGGCGCTGATTAACAACACCACGCTGACCTGGGGACGCAGCGGGACCAGCCCGGAAATCACCCGCGCCACGTTTGAATCTTCGACCGACGGTGTCAACTACTTCCTGATCGGAGCAGGCACGCGCGGTGTGCTCAGCACCTGGACTTTCAATAACGTGTCGCTGCCCACCAACCAAACCATCTACATTCGCGCGCGCGGCTATTGCGCGGGAGGCTTTGAAAACAGTTCTGGCTCCATCGTCGAATTGGTATCGCAGATGTACATCCCTTCCGCGATACCCTGCACTTTCGCGCTCAATCCTTCCAGTCAGAACTTCACATCAGCGGGCGGTTCAGGCAGCGTCGCGCTGACAGCCTCTGACACTTCGTGCAACTGGATCGTGCAAAGCAATGCGGCGTGGATTACGCCAGCGGTGTTTAGCGGTACGGGCAGCGCAAACATCGGTTACGTCGTCGCGCCAAACAACGGTTTGATACAACGTACGGGCACCTTGACCATCGCCGGGCAAACCTTCACGGTCACCCAAACCGCTGCAGGCATCTGCGTCTACGGCGTCACGCCACAAACACTCAATGTTGGAGCTGGCGGTGGCGCCCAATTCGCCACCGTCACCACTTCGGCGGGCTGTGGTTGGGTGGCTTTTCCCAACGTAGGCTGGCTGACCGTCACTACGCCCAGTGGCAACGGCAGCGGCACGGCTGGT is a window encoding:
- a CDS encoding putative Ig domain-containing protein — encoded protein: MVRKNNVISFYALRLLLAVIALLWIGNAALAQSVMDGFAPSINGSVNAVAVQSDGKIVVGGLFTSVNGQTRSNLARLNVDGSLDTTFNLGTDGTVFALCIQTGRIVVGGSFTTLGGQARANLGRLNADGTIDATFNQSANAQVYALKVQADYQVLIGGNFTMLGGQAHTRLGRISNTGALDAAFNPSFSGPVRAIGLQSDGRIVIGGLFSTVNNQSQVSLARLNADGTLDAIFTPHFDNSVNALAVQPDGKILVGGDFTLLNNVTRNRMARLNADGTLDPGFNADANGYVAAIVQRPDGRIYIGGAFTAVGNTAVNRIAPLNTDGTLGSPLLGGANNTVNALAIQTDGKLIAGGQFITIGGSITRNRLARYNSDNTVDADFIVQASGAVYAAALQPDGKLLVGGGFSQLGGAPVANLARLNQNGSFDVAFAGSTDGAVAGLVVQPDGKILVGGYFNTVDGQPHTGIARLNANGSVDNSFTLQVSGGTGGLLINTVNVIALQPDGKILIGGNFTYVGGQLHPYLARFNANGSLDSGFAPYTDDFVSSMAVQSDGKILLGGVFSMVNNQPRAHIARLNNDGTLDTGFNPGADSSVTALAVQPDGKVLAGGLFGTLGGQPRSLLGRLNANGSLDAGFNPGAIGSTVWNFSLQTDGKILVGGSFSNVGGQARSNLARLNLNGSIDTGFNPGTNDVVGGTLVLPDGKILVFGSFTILDGQIRIGLGRLTNTGAANQYLALINNTTLTWGRSGTSPEITRATFESSTDGVNYFLIGAGTRGVLSTWTFNNVSLPTNQTIYIRARGYCAGGFENSSGSIVELVSQMYIPSAIPCTFALNPSSQNFTSAGGSGSVALTASDTSCNWIVQSNAAWITPAVFSGTGSANIGYVVAPNNGLIQRTGTLTIAGQTFTVTQTAAGICVYGVTPQTLNVGAGGGAQFATVTTSAGCGWVAFPNVGWLTVTTPSGNGSGTAGFSVASNAGGQRTGTLTIAGQTVTVIQSAISCPALTLSPAALPNAQLNAAYSQAITVTPSSPPFNFTVVNGVLPNGLQLAANGQLAGVPTQSGTFNFTVAVTDANGCSGSKGFTLTVDPGAVSATNLQFYPLAHPVRLLDTRVGFTGCDSPAAKIAGGTSRTQTAAGRTCDGLTIPANAAALVGNATSVQSGGGYFTLYPSDIAKPNSANSNYSANQILNSLFTVRLGANDGAFKIFTSTDTDIVVDITGYYAPPSATGLYFH